One window from the genome of Bdellovibrio sp. NC01 encodes:
- a CDS encoding DUF1365 domain-containing protein: MSSLQILKGHVYHSRNHEVRHSFRYPTFALLFSLKSEDEFLRILKRKTAGLLSLKPRDYLHGHRDSLQNSISRFLKEQCHYDAEEVVLQTYPRMLGFAFNPVSFWFCSRAGKLEAVLCEVNNTFGERHFYWIHPPEGIQKSQFYRSDKVFHVSPFFPVDGFYKFRFHYDELHRRVDIHYFDSNEQLRFTSWIEGRVSDFETESVARLFLSYGWMTLLVVIRIHWQALRLWLKRVTFYRKPAPPREEVT; this comes from the coding sequence ATGAGCTCGTTGCAGATCCTAAAAGGACATGTGTATCACAGTCGGAATCACGAAGTGCGACACTCTTTTAGGTATCCCACTTTTGCATTGCTATTTTCCCTGAAATCAGAGGATGAATTTTTACGTATTCTAAAGCGTAAAACCGCAGGTCTGTTGTCTTTAAAGCCACGTGATTATTTGCACGGACATCGAGATTCTTTACAGAACTCGATAAGCCGTTTTTTAAAAGAGCAATGCCACTACGATGCGGAAGAAGTTGTGCTGCAGACTTATCCTCGGATGCTAGGCTTCGCCTTCAATCCGGTCAGTTTCTGGTTTTGCTCCCGAGCAGGGAAGCTTGAAGCCGTCTTATGTGAAGTAAATAACACTTTCGGTGAGCGGCACTTTTATTGGATTCACCCTCCTGAGGGAATTCAGAAGTCGCAGTTTTATCGCTCGGATAAAGTTTTTCATGTAAGCCCCTTTTTTCCGGTCGATGGGTTTTACAAATTTCGCTTTCATTATGATGAGCTTCATAGACGAGTGGATATTCACTATTTTGATAGCAACGAACAATTGCGTTTTACGTCTTGGATCGAAGGGCGCGTTTCTGATTTTGAAACTGAATCGGTGGCGCGTTTATTTTTGTCCTATGGATGGATGACACTTTTGGTGGTGATTCGCATTCATTGGCAGGCATTAAGACTTTGGCTGAAGCGAGTCACTTTTTATAGGAAGCCCGCACCCCCGCGCGAGGAGGTCACATGA
- a CDS encoding cyclopropane-fatty-acyl-phospholipid synthase family protein: MSSLTLKTKILIKLLQKSKGATLHVTFPDGSVDSFGSGSAQIAIQAKSWKVFDELVDKGDLGMAEAVIRGDLLVDDISALVQWACANEDSMNRLLHGAWYGTFLARLRHLMKPNTKDGAKKNIMAHYDLGNSFYRLWLDPSMTYSAGLFETDLESLHEAQMKKYDRIIDALNISANDHILEIGCGWGGFFSRAVERTGCRVTAVMNSPSQAQYNRELIAKSGFKNYVELKQQDYREIEGRFDKIVSIEMVEAVGEKYWPEFFGKVSSSLKNKGAALVQSITIQDQYFDQYRSKTDFIQRYVFPGGMLLAPKVFAAYASRFDLKDEKPFEFGISYADTLLKWNQNFQAAEKDVRHLGFDDKFMRLWNLYLTYCEGAFRAERINVGHYLLQK, translated from the coding sequence ATGAGTTCGCTGACATTGAAAACAAAAATTCTAATTAAGCTTTTGCAGAAATCAAAAGGGGCCACGCTTCATGTTACTTTTCCCGATGGATCGGTGGATTCATTCGGATCGGGCTCAGCTCAGATCGCAATTCAGGCCAAAAGCTGGAAGGTTTTTGATGAGCTTGTGGATAAAGGTGATCTTGGAATGGCAGAGGCGGTGATTCGCGGGGATCTTTTGGTGGATGACATTTCGGCATTGGTGCAGTGGGCCTGTGCAAACGAAGATTCCATGAACCGTCTTTTGCATGGAGCTTGGTATGGAACATTCTTGGCGCGCTTACGACATCTGATGAAGCCAAACACCAAAGATGGTGCCAAGAAAAATATCATGGCCCATTACGATCTTGGTAACAGTTTTTATCGCCTGTGGCTTGATCCAAGTATGACGTATTCTGCGGGATTGTTTGAGACTGATTTGGAAAGTCTTCATGAAGCACAGATGAAAAAGTATGACCGAATTATCGACGCGCTTAACATTTCCGCGAACGATCATATTCTAGAAATTGGTTGTGGGTGGGGAGGCTTTTTTAGTCGGGCCGTCGAGCGCACAGGTTGTCGTGTCACTGCGGTTATGAATTCGCCGTCACAAGCTCAGTATAATCGCGAGCTCATTGCGAAATCAGGATTCAAAAACTATGTTGAACTGAAGCAGCAAGACTACCGGGAAATTGAAGGACGTTTTGATAAAATCGTATCCATCGAAATGGTTGAAGCGGTTGGCGAGAAGTATTGGCCTGAATTCTTTGGTAAAGTCAGCAGCTCTTTGAAAAACAAAGGTGCAGCGCTTGTTCAGTCGATCACCATTCAAGATCAATACTTTGACCAATACCGAAGCAAGACCGATTTTATTCAACGTTATGTATTTCCCGGCGGTATGCTTCTGGCGCCCAAAGTGTTTGCTGCTTACGCAAGCCGATTTGATCTTAAAGATGAAAAGCCCTTCGAGTTTGGAATTTCATACGCCGACACATTATTGAAATGGAATCAAAACTTTCAGGCGGCCGAAAAAGACGTTCGTCATCTTGGATTCGATGACAAGTTCATGCGTCTTTGGAATTTATATCTGACTTATTGTGAAGGTGCATTTCGGGCTGAGCGTATAAACGTTGGCCATTATCTTCTGCAAAAATAG
- a CDS encoding cyclopropane-fatty-acyl-phospholipid synthase family protein encodes MALGFFIDLMERGLIPENLVRAGIRKLCRERLKSLAVVDREIEQERNSAYVKDLKKSAIAFATEKANQQHYELPASFYKLVLGKRKKYSSGYWHAGCENLDDAEEAALEMTFARAEVIDGMRILDMGCGWGSVSLKLAEQFPKSQIVGISNSHSQRQYILDQAAQRGLQNVTILTGDISTFAAPEDWFNGFDRVISVEMLEHVRNYEKLFEQVSRWLKSDGKFFVHIFTHSRYAYPFETEGDDNWMGKYFFTGGQMPSHHLLSYFQKDLFLEQQWSWRGTHYQKTSEAWLQNMDNNREIILAIFREVYGAEEAERWFERWRVFFMSCAELFGFNEGREWGVSHYLFKNRQR; translated from the coding sequence ATGGCGTTGGGATTTTTTATAGACTTAATGGAGCGCGGGCTGATTCCAGAAAATCTTGTTCGCGCGGGCATTCGCAAGCTTTGTCGCGAACGACTGAAAAGTCTTGCCGTTGTTGATCGAGAAATTGAACAAGAGCGAAATTCTGCTTACGTGAAGGACCTTAAAAAATCCGCGATCGCGTTCGCGACAGAAAAAGCAAATCAGCAACACTATGAGCTTCCAGCTAGTTTTTATAAATTGGTTCTAGGCAAACGGAAAAAATACAGTTCAGGATATTGGCATGCTGGATGTGAAAATCTTGACGATGCCGAAGAAGCCGCATTGGAAATGACTTTTGCACGAGCTGAAGTCATCGACGGTATGAGAATCCTAGATATGGGCTGCGGTTGGGGCTCCGTTTCGCTAAAGTTAGCTGAACAATTTCCCAAATCTCAAATCGTGGGAATTTCTAATTCCCATTCGCAACGTCAGTACATTCTAGATCAAGCAGCCCAACGAGGCCTTCAGAATGTCACGATCTTGACGGGCGACATCAGCACGTTTGCGGCCCCCGAAGATTGGTTCAATGGTTTTGATCGCGTTATCAGTGTGGAAATGTTGGAACATGTACGAAATTATGAAAAATTGTTTGAACAAGTCAGTCGCTGGTTGAAGAGCGACGGAAAGTTTTTCGTTCATATCTTTACCCACAGTCGATATGCATATCCGTTTGAAACAGAGGGCGACGATAACTGGATGGGAAAATATTTTTTTACCGGCGGGCAAATGCCAAGTCATCACTTGTTGTCCTATTTCCAAAAAGATCTGTTCTTAGAGCAACAGTGGAGCTGGCGCGGTACGCACTATCAGAAAACATCAGAGGCGTGGCTTCAGAACATGGATAACAACCGTGAGATTATTTTGGCAATTTTCCGCGAAGTCTATGGAGCCGAGGAAGCCGAAAGATGGTTTGAGCGTTGGAGAGTGTTCTTTATGTCCTGTGCCGAGCTATTTGGTTTCAATGAAGGCCGCGAGTGGGGAGTTTCTCATTACCTATTTAAGAACAGACAACGCTAA
- a CDS encoding DUF1295 domain-containing protein, translated as MDQFWMQVLGAFVVMVLLMTLTWRFAKRWNNYSIVDVIWPLSFSVVGGLYYLTSEGWWLRKALVLAVVMLWSLRLSFFLGRRVYSHHPAEDSRYKTLRQDYGTNLVWRFFLFFQYQGISVVLLSIVFLMPLRNSAENLNGLEIAGLLLSLLSLFGESIADAQAQKFKTNPANHSKVCDVGLWKYSRHPNYFFESMIWWGFYVTALGTPGGAYTVYAPLIILFILVKVTGIPPSETQALQKRGDAYREYQSRTSAFVPWFPKKGK; from the coding sequence ATGGATCAGTTTTGGATGCAAGTTCTTGGCGCGTTTGTAGTGATGGTGTTGTTAATGACACTGACATGGCGATTTGCCAAGCGGTGGAACAACTATAGTATCGTGGATGTTATCTGGCCACTTTCGTTTTCTGTGGTGGGCGGTCTTTATTATTTGACGAGTGAAGGATGGTGGTTAAGAAAAGCGCTCGTTTTAGCTGTCGTAATGCTCTGGAGTCTTCGTCTTTCATTCTTTCTTGGCAGAAGAGTATACTCTCACCATCCGGCTGAGGATTCCCGTTATAAGACTTTACGTCAGGATTACGGGACAAATCTTGTATGGCGCTTTTTTCTTTTCTTTCAATACCAGGGCATCAGTGTCGTTCTTTTAAGTATTGTATTCTTGATGCCGCTAAGAAACAGTGCTGAAAATCTAAATGGGTTAGAGATTGCGGGGCTGTTGTTGAGCCTGCTTTCTTTATTCGGAGAAAGCATAGCAGATGCGCAGGCTCAAAAGTTCAAAACAAATCCAGCGAATCATTCTAAGGTTTGTGATGTGGGACTGTGGAAGTACTCCCGTCATCCAAACTATTTTTTTGAAAGTATGATTTGGTGGGGATTTTATGTGACGGCTCTAGGCACGCCCGGTGGGGCATATACTGTCTATGCACCGTTGATCATTTTATTTATTTTGGTAAAGGTCACAGGCATTCCTCCGTCAGAAACTCAAGCCTTACAAAAAAGAGGAGACGCTTACCGTGAATATCAATCACGAACCTCTGCTTTCGTTCCGTGGTTTCCCAAGAAGGGGAAATAA
- a CDS encoding DUF2062 domain-containing protein: MWWRKIFDRAKSFIIEQLKQGATAEGLALTCSVGFALALFPALGTTTALCLVVGTVMKLNQPTLQAVNYLLAPVQLLLIPVFLKLGAWIFSVPAVSINPKTVIAEFFEAPGLFFVNYGLAGLMAMIAWLVVMPALSFLVYRILKVLFKNLCKVKE, encoded by the coding sequence ATGTGGTGGCGAAAAATTTTTGATAGAGCAAAGAGTTTTATAATCGAGCAGCTGAAACAAGGTGCGACGGCGGAAGGATTAGCTCTGACCTGTTCTGTCGGATTTGCCTTAGCGCTTTTTCCGGCTCTTGGGACGACGACGGCTCTTTGTCTTGTCGTGGGAACGGTGATGAAGTTAAATCAGCCAACCCTTCAAGCGGTGAATTATTTATTGGCACCGGTTCAACTTCTTTTGATTCCCGTATTTTTAAAATTAGGTGCGTGGATTTTTTCGGTGCCAGCCGTTTCAATTAATCCAAAGACGGTGATCGCTGAATTTTTTGAGGCCCCAGGATTATTCTTTGTAAATTATGGTCTTGCCGGATTAATGGCGATGATTGCCTGGCTGGTGGTCATGCCGGCTTTGTCGTTTCTTGTTTATCGAATCTTGAAAGTGTTATTCAAAAATCTTTGTAAGGTGAAAGAGTGA